Below is a genomic region from bacterium.
TTTGGAGTTCCCAGCAGCCATGTCATCGGTTCTGGTACTATGCTGGATACAGCCCGTTTTCGGTCATTGATAGGGCGCGCCCTCGATATCGACTCACGCCATGTTCATGCCTACGTAGTCGGTGAACACGGCGATTCGGAAGTGCTTGGCTGGTCAGCAGTCAGTATCGGTGGTATCCCGCTGGAGGAATTTTGCACTCGCCACTGTGCAGACATGTGCGCCATTGACCGCCACCTCATTGATGAGCGTGTTCGCCGGGCTGCTTACCGGATTATTGAAGGGAAGGGAGCTACCTATTATGGCGTTGGGAGTGCCCTGGCACGCATCGTACGCGTCATTCTACAGGACGAACGTTCCATTCTCACAGTTTGCACGCCAATGCCTGATCTCGAAGGCTTCAAGGATGTAACTGTATCGGTACCCCATCTGCTTGGTGGGGATGGTATTTTAGATACATTCCTTCCCGTTCTGGACGAACAAGAGACGAGCGCTTTTCATAATTCCGTCAAACTCATCCAGAATATTATTCGTGATATGGAAAAAGAAGGCATTTTGTGATTAAAAACATATCGATTGAAAAAGTAAACCATAGCCAATGACAACTTCTCCCGATTTTGCCAATAAACGCTGGGTTGTAAAACCGCGTATTAACCAAGAGCAAAGTGAAGCTTTACATGAATATGATCCTATTCTACGCCAGCTTCTGGTTAACCGCGGTTACAAATCAACCGAAGAAGCCCGCCATTATCTGGAGGCACGCCCACCCCTAAACAGCGATCCATTCCAGATGTTGGGAATGGGAAAGGCGGTCGAGCGTATTCTACATGCCATTACGAATAATGAAAAGATGGCGGTGTATGGAGATTATGATGTTGATGGCGTTACGGCAACTACATTGCTCACTATTGCCATTCAAGCGATGGGGGGCGATATTAAGCCGTATATACCCAATCGTTTTGAAGAGGGCTACGGGCTTAATAAGAGTGCCCTGGAAGAACTGAAAGATGGCGGAATGTCTCTGGTGATCACGGTCGATAACGGCATCCGTTCTTTGCAAGAAGTCGCTTTTGCACGGCAGATCGGGCTAGACTTAATCATCACTGACCACCACCAACCCAAAGATGAAATGCCGGATGCACTGGCTGTCATTGATCCGAAGCAGCCTTTCGATCCTTACCCCGATAAAAATCTCTCCGGGGTTGGCTTGGCTTATAAATTAGTGGAAGCCCTCTCTACAAAACGAGCAGGGGTTGTGTTGGAAAGTTATCTTGACCTGGTTGCCCTGGGCACTGTGGCTGACGTCGTCCCTTTGACAGGGGAGAACCGTTACCTGGTGCGGCGCGGGTTGGAAC
It encodes:
- a CDS encoding L-lactate dehydrogenase, with translation HVTAGNYPDLEGARVVIITAGVGQKPGETRLQLLGRNAAVFKQVIPNVLRHAPDAILVIASNPVDIMTHLTATYAKEFGVPSSHVIGSGTMLDTARFRSLIGRALDIDSRHVHAYVVGEHGDSEVLGWSAVSIGGIPLEEFCTRHCADMCAIDRHLIDERVRRAAYRIIEGKGATYYGVGSALARIVRVILQDERSILTVCTPMPDLEGFKDVTVSVPHLLGGDGILDTFLPVLDEQETSAFHNSVKLIQNIIRDMEKEGIL
- a CDS encoding DHH family phosphoesterase, with product MTTSPDFANKRWVVKPRINQEQSEALHEYDPILRQLLVNRGYKSTEEARHYLEARPPLNSDPFQMLGMGKAVERILHAITNNEKMAVYGDYDVDGVTATTLLTIAIQAMGGDIKPYIPNRFEEGYGLNKSALEELKDGGMSLVITVDNGIRSLQEVAFARQIGLDLIITDHHQPKDEMPDALAVIDPKQPFDPYPDKNLSGVGLAYKLVEALSTKRAGVVLESYLDLVALGTVADVVPLTGENRYLVRRGLEHLRTPNRQGVLSLMGVAGLIDERSLRPKRISTMHIGYMLAPRINAAGRLESALDALNLLMTDDFMEAGRLAQQLNLQNKQRQELTKT